The following coding sequences lie in one Streptomyces sp. NBC_00510 genomic window:
- a CDS encoding MFS transporter — protein sequence MSAADQAVPIPLWRDQRFRRFWAGQSVSQFGDRITELALPLIAVGALHASAHQVAWLTALIWAPNLLGTVLGAWVDHRVHKRRLMVLADLARAAVLLSLPAAYLLEAVTLGQLYAVALLTGAAAVLFNTAYPPFFAHLVPRSSYVDANSKLSTSRSASYVAGPAIGGALVQALTAPVAVVVDALTFLASAILVGRVSIAEPPTVPDRATPPLLRRAREGLAFVIRHPVLRASLGCVATINFFTFVTGTGLMVLFASRNLGLTAGVIGMAFGIGATGSLLGAVIAPKVSRKLGIGRTIAVGAVLFPAPIAIGAAAGGPLWARVGALALAQFLSGVGVMLFDVNLNSLQAAVIPDGMRSRVAGAYSTINYGVRPVGAVLGGLLATLIGLRVTLLVAAVGGALSLLWLLHSPIPRIHSLTPDHPVTPDSGTDRDAQPSPT from the coding sequence ATGAGCGCCGCGGACCAGGCCGTACCCATACCGCTCTGGCGTGACCAGAGGTTCCGTCGTTTCTGGGCCGGCCAGTCGGTCTCGCAGTTCGGCGACCGGATCACCGAACTGGCCCTGCCGCTGATCGCGGTGGGGGCGCTGCACGCCTCGGCCCATCAGGTGGCGTGGCTGACCGCGCTCATCTGGGCCCCGAACCTGCTCGGGACCGTCCTCGGTGCCTGGGTCGACCATCGCGTCCACAAACGGCGCCTGATGGTTCTCGCCGACCTGGCGCGCGCCGCAGTACTGCTCTCCCTCCCCGCTGCCTATCTGCTGGAGGCGGTGACGCTGGGGCAGTTGTACGCCGTGGCGCTACTGACGGGCGCCGCAGCGGTGCTGTTCAACACCGCCTATCCGCCGTTCTTCGCCCACCTGGTGCCCCGGTCCTCCTACGTGGACGCGAACAGCAAGCTCAGTACCAGCCGGTCGGCGTCATACGTCGCCGGCCCGGCGATCGGTGGTGCTCTGGTCCAGGCGCTGACCGCTCCCGTCGCCGTCGTCGTCGACGCCCTGACGTTCCTCGCGTCCGCGATTCTGGTCGGTCGGGTATCGATCGCCGAACCGCCGACCGTCCCTGACCGAGCGACACCCCCGCTGCTGCGGCGTGCCAGGGAGGGACTGGCGTTCGTCATCCGTCACCCGGTGCTGCGGGCGAGTCTCGGGTGCGTGGCGACCATCAACTTCTTCACCTTCGTCACGGGCACCGGACTGATGGTGCTGTTCGCCAGCCGGAACCTCGGACTGACCGCCGGAGTCATCGGCATGGCGTTCGGGATCGGCGCCACCGGCTCGCTCCTTGGCGCGGTGATCGCGCCGAAGGTCTCGCGAAAGCTCGGCATCGGCCGCACCATCGCCGTGGGCGCGGTGTTGTTCCCGGCACCGATCGCCATCGGCGCTGCCGCGGGCGGTCCCCTGTGGGCTCGCGTCGGAGCCTTGGCCCTGGCCCAGTTCCTCTCCGGCGTCGGCGTCATGCTCTTCGACGTCAACCTCAACTCCCTTCAGGCGGCGGTGATCCCCGATGGCATGCGCAGCCGGGTGGCGGGCGCGTACAGCACGATCAACTACGGCGTACGCCCTGTGGGCGCCGTCCTCGGCGGCCTCCTCGCCACCCTCATCGGCCTCCGGGTGACCCTCCTCGTCGCCGCCGTCGGCGGAGCGCTGTCGCTGCTCTGGCTGCTGCACTCGCCGATACCACGCATCCACTCCCTGACCCCCGACCATCCGGTCACTCCGGACAGCGGCACGGACCGGGACGCGCAACCATCGCCTACCTGA
- a CDS encoding helix-turn-helix domain-containing protein has translation MDAGNRLGDVEITDPRAMRALAHPVRLAILERLQRHGPATATQLAPGVGATPSVTSWHLRHLAGFGLVRDAEPGPDRRQRRWEAVARGFRFEAPEDPEDEEGRTAARVLSREMFVRSADLANRWAAEVEPDLEPEWLRRAGLANTRVVVSADELAAIEDAIERVLAPYVTRDEAARPADARGVRLLRYALPEGAEEQTGRTS, from the coding sequence ATGGATGCCGGTAACCGTCTGGGCGATGTCGAGATCACCGATCCGCGGGCGATGCGGGCGCTGGCGCACCCGGTGCGGCTGGCGATCCTCGAACGCCTTCAGCGGCACGGGCCGGCGACGGCGACACAACTCGCGCCCGGTGTGGGGGCGACCCCGTCGGTGACCAGCTGGCATCTGCGGCATCTGGCGGGCTTCGGGCTGGTCCGCGATGCCGAGCCCGGCCCGGACCGTCGCCAGCGGCGGTGGGAGGCGGTGGCGCGCGGCTTCCGGTTCGAGGCGCCGGAGGACCCGGAGGACGAGGAGGGCAGGACTGCCGCGCGAGTCCTGTCCCGGGAGATGTTCGTGCGCTCCGCGGACCTGGCGAACCGGTGGGCTGCCGAGGTCGAGCCCGATCTCGAACCGGAGTGGCTGCGGCGTGCGGGTCTGGCCAACACCCGCGTCGTCGTCTCCGCCGACGAACTCGCCGCCATCGAGGACGCGATCGAACGCGTCCTCGCGCCCTACGTGACGCGTGACGAGGCCGCGCGTCCGGCCGACGCCCGCGGCGTCCGGCTGCTGCGTTACGCCCTGCCCGAGGGCGCCGAGGAGCAGACCGGCAGGACGTCATGA
- a CDS encoding maleylpyruvate isomerase family mycothiol-dependent enzyme, with product MTDPGLTADRSRGTGVWPLIHAERAALAADLADLTDERWATPSLCTGLTVREVLAHLTAGASLNAVRWMAGVIRCRFDFDKQVAMRLAEQLGTTPAETLERFRHVVPSTTKPPLPAMAMLGETIVHGEDIRRPLGIRHDYPVQVVTQVAEYYQGSDLVVLAKGRIGGLRLVADDGPFATGSGPLVSGPTMALIMATTGRATYCDDLAGPGVELLRSRCGTA from the coding sequence ATGACCGATCCGGGACTGACAGCAGACCGCAGCCGCGGGACCGGGGTCTGGCCCCTGATCCACGCCGAGCGAGCGGCGCTGGCGGCCGATCTCGCAGATCTGACGGACGAGCGTTGGGCAACGCCGTCGTTGTGCACCGGCTTGACGGTACGTGAGGTGCTGGCCCACCTGACCGCGGGCGCGAGCCTCAATGCCGTGCGCTGGATGGCGGGAGTGATCCGCTGCAGGTTCGACTTCGACAAACAGGTGGCCATGCGGCTGGCCGAGCAGTTGGGTACGACTCCGGCCGAGACCCTCGAGCGATTCCGGCATGTCGTCCCGAGCACCACCAAGCCTCCCTTGCCTGCCATGGCGATGCTGGGTGAAACGATCGTGCACGGAGAGGACATCCGGCGCCCGCTGGGTATCCGGCACGACTATCCGGTCCAGGTCGTCACGCAGGTCGCCGAGTACTACCAGGGTTCGGACCTCGTGGTCCTTGCCAAGGGCCGCATCGGCGGACTGCGACTCGTCGCGGACGACGGCCCGTTCGCCACCGGTTCCGGGCCGCTCGTGTCCGGCCCCACCATGGCCCTGATCATGGCCACGACCGGGCGCGCGACCTACTGCGACGACCTCGCAGGCCCCGGTGTGGAACTCCTCCGCAGTCGCTGCGGGACAGCGTGA